CCAAGTGTTGATTCAATTTTGGAGATAATTTGAATGTGAGAACCACCGTTTTCATCTAAAAGTTTACGTAATTCACGGACATTTTCGCCAGAATTTACAAAAGATGCGGCAACATAGTTAATATTCTCTGATATCCCAAAAAGGATATCATCAATATCTTTTTGGGATAAAAAAGGAAGCGAAAATGCAACTCCTGGTAAATTAAGTCGTTTATTTGGTTTTAAAATATGAGAATTTTTTGTTTTAACAACAATCTTTCCCGGTTCGATTTCAACAACAATAGACTGTAATTTCCCATCATCAAAAAGAACTTTATCACCAATTTTTAAATCATTTTCTAGTTGATGTGATACTGTTATTATTTGCGCTGTTCCTTCAAAATTTTTGTATGAATCTGTATCGGTTAGAACAATTAAACGTTGATTTGCAAGAATTTTTTGAAATCCGTTGAGAATCTTGCCAACGCGAATTTCTGGCCCTTTTGTGTCTAACATAATTGAAATTGGGATTTTAAGTTCTTGAGAAAGTCGGCGGGCGCTATCGAATTTTTGTTTTTGTTCAGCGTAATTCCCATGCGAAAAATTTGCACGTATTACACTAACTCCAGATAATACTAATTTTTTTAAAACCTCATAATCTTGCGTTGCAGGACCAATTGTTGCTATTATTTTCGTTCTTTTTGAAATATAATTTTTCATATTATTCATATTTTTGAAAGAATTTCCCTTGTATGTATTTGGTTTATTGAAAAATATAAAAAGTGCTAGTTAATTATTAGTAATTATAAACTTAATTAAGAAATTTATTAGTAAATTTTTAATGTTTTTTTGAAAAATTCAGAACCTAAACCTTCAAATTCAAGATTTTTGCCAATTTTTGCTTTGTCTATAAAAATTTCAAACTGTTTTTTCCCTTTATTTTCCGGACAAATTAAGTTAATTGTTTGCAAATTTTCCCAATTAAAAGAAAATAAGATATGATTAAGACTTAAATTATTAATTAAAACTTTAAAACTATTATCAAATTTGTCAAAATTAATAAGAAAATCAAATACAAACTTATAAAAATCAAAAATTTCATCGCCATTTTTTGCTTTATATTTGCCCAAAATATTGACCTGATTTGGTGAATTTCCAACGAAAGCATATATATCAACATTAATATTATTAGATTTAAACTCAAGTGTTTTGATTAAATTATCAGCAAAACAATCTGAACCAATTTTCGAAATTCAGCTAGGAATTACAAGGTTTTTTATTTTATTATTAGCAAAAACAGAATTATTTAGTTGCGTAACTTTTTTTGGGAACTCAATTTTTCTGATTAGATTTGCCTCAAAAGCTGAATCTAAAATAGTTTCTATATTGCTACCAAAAATAATCTTTTTAATTTTATTCAACATAAAAGCCGATTCGCCAATTTTTAAAAGCGAATCGGGCAAAATTAATTTGTTTATATCTAAATTCAGTCCTGAAAAAGCAAAATCAGCAATTTCTTGAAAATTAAAAAAAGATAAATCAAGAATTTTGTTATGAAAAAATTCTTGATTATTAATAATTTTAATAGCAATTTTGCGAGTTAATAGTAAAAATTGCACTTTTTTCCTAAATTTTTCTTTTTTTTTAATAATTTTAATTTTTTACTTAACTTTGAGTGAAAGGAGATTAAAATAATGAAAAGCCAATCAAACAAAAACTTAGTTAAACTAAGTGAAAAAGTTAAAAATGAAACCGGTGGAGCTGGAGTTCTAGCAGGAGTTGCTGGACTTGCAACTGCTGTTGCAAAATTAACGCCCGCACTACTCGGAATTGCAGCAATTTATAGAACTTTTAAAACAGGTTCTGGTGAAATAAAAGGTGATGGCCATTCTGTTAAATGAGATGACTCGAAAGCGGCTAAAGCCGAAGCCGAAAAAGCAATAAAACAACCAATCTACTTTATTTATTAGATTTTAAATTTTGTCAATTTTTTTCTAAAAAAGTATTTAATAACAACTATTTTTTCAAATTTTGAATCTTATATATTTATTTATAAATTATTTGATCGTGTTCTTTTTGCCCATATTCTACAATAAAGGCTTCAATTAAATCAATGGCGGCTTTAATATCTGATAGGCTAATTAGTCCATAAGTTGAGTGTAAATAACGTTGTGGAATTGAAATGCTAACAGTTGGAGTCCCATATCCTGAATATTGCAATTTCTCAGCATCGGTTCCGCCACCTTGGGACACATAACGATAAATAGGGATATTTTTAGCTTTAGCAATACGGAAAAGAGTTTCAACCAGGCGCGGGTCCATTAAAGCGCCGCCATCAGCAATATCGATTGCGACACCTGCGCCTAATTTTTGTACCCCAGGAATTGCTCCTTCAGTATCATGTGCAGCACCAGTGTCTATTGCAAAAGCAATATCAGCATCAACCATTTTGGCAACCATTTTTGCACCACGGGAACCAACTTCTTCTTGCACTGTGCCTACTAAAATTGGATTAGATTTTAACTTTTTTTTATGTAAACGGTGTGCTAATTCATCAATGACAACCACGCCTGCGCGGTTGTCGATTGCTTTTGATGCAAAAAAATCATTATTTTGCATTAAAAAACTAGGGTTGTTAAAATAAATTCTATTACCGATTTCAACAGCTGCTTCCTCAGCTTCTTTTTTTGACCTAAAGCCAAAATCAAAATAAAGATCTTTCACTAGTAAAGCTTTTTCAATTTTTTCCCGCTCCATGATGTGGATTGAGGTGTGGCCAGCAACTCCAAAGAATTCTTGACCTAATGAATTTATTAGTTTAAATCTCGCACCGATTACCGCATTTCCTCAAATTCCACCAATTGATTTTACTTTAATAAAACCTTTTTCGGTAATGTCTAAAACAATAAAGCCAACCTCATCCATATGAGCCGCTACAACAACTTTTGGCCCTGAATTTGACTTTCTTTTTTGCATAATCAAAGAACCAAAACCATCACGAGAATAAACAATATCAAGCTTTTCTGTTGATTTTTTTAACTCAGCAACAATTTCATCTTCATATCGTGACATTCCATCAAGGTCACAGTATTTTTTCATTTTTTCTAATATTGACATAATAAAATAAACCTTTCTTTAAGCTTTAAGTTTAAGTAAGTAAATTATCAAAATTATACACTTTTTTTATTAAAGGTTTCAATTGATTTCTGACTGGTTTTTTTGCTTTAAAAAAATGTTTATTTTCTTAAAAACATCAGAATGTTTTAAGGATTTTGCAAAACTAAAAGGTGAAGGATGTGAATAAAAAAATACTTTTTGTTTTT
The sequence above is a segment of the Mesomycoplasma flocculare ATCC 27399 genome. Coding sequences within it:
- a CDS encoding M20/M25/M40 family metallo-hydrolase; translation: MSILEKMKKYCDLDGMSRYEDEIVAELKKSTEKLDIVYSRDGFGSLIMQKRKSNSGPKVVVAAHMDEVGFIVLDITEKGFIKVKSIGGIWGNAVIGARFKLINSLGQEFFGVAGHTSIHIMEREKIEKALLVKDLYFDFGFRSKKEAEEAAVEIGNRIYFNNPSFLMQNNDFFASKAIDNRAGVVVIDELAHRLHKKKLKSNPILVGTVQEEVGSRGAKMVAKMVDADIAFAIDTGAAHDTEGAIPGVQKLGAGVAIDIADGGALMDPRLVETLFRIAKAKNIPIYRYVSQGGGTDAEKLQYSGYGTPTVSISIPQRYLHSTYGLISLSDIKAAIDLIEAFIVEYGQKEHDQIIYK
- a CDS encoding leucine-rich repeat domain-containing protein, coding for MQFLLLTRKIAIKIINNQEFFHNKILDLSFFNFQEIADFAFSGLNLDINKLILPDSLLKIGESAFMLNKIKKIIFGSNIETILDSAFEANLIRKIEFPKKVTQLNNSVFANNKIKNLVIPSWISKIGSDCFADNLIKTLEFKSNNINVDIYAFVGNSPNQVNILGKYKAKNGDEIFDFYKFVFDFLINFDKFDNSFKVLINNLSLNHILFSFNWENLQTINLICPENKGKKQFEIFIDKAKIGKNLEFEGLGSEFFKKTLKIY